In Pseudoliparis swirei isolate HS2019 ecotype Mariana Trench chromosome 11, NWPU_hadal_v1, whole genome shotgun sequence, a genomic segment contains:
- the LOC130201814 gene encoding beta-1,4 N-acetylgalactosaminyltransferase 2-like, with amino-acid sequence MIFCHCPGKWTKEVPTQIKLRFLPQGPVPKSGPCNCPNGSTLLKNKLPKDEYEELVQRRAKELQQFKIRTTSVLSTPLFALPNSPLQYPIQGVHVQPLISTPVPGLALHAGQRSSYKVYLEVSKGVLTTEIADGGMVQGDGKTKMIMESSSLVTLNYLLAKVFYTSTIYHIHTGDLVSFQFEEHKAVFPITIKQPLLPVLYNMGKNVSSHVTVITKTFLRYPRLKVLLSSIQSFYSDIGVIIADDSFEPEHITGEHIRQYIMPPAQGWFAGRNLVVSQVTTKYFLWVDDDFEFTEGTKIEKLVEVMEAHPELDVVGGIVKGNQFYFSLLYEEGEELDGGCLYRKSKGRFHSLSGYPQCFLASGVVNFFLARTRAVQQVGFDPKLQRVAHSEFFMDGLGSLMVASCSHVSIGHQPKRDKGTYARFRHPPARDTTFKLQRHFFKNHLKCVKYE; translated from the exons ATGATATTCTGTCACTGTCCTGGAAAGTGGACCAAAGAGGTTCCCACTCAAATCAAATTGAG GTTCCTACCCCAGGGTCCTGTTCCCAAATCCGGTCCATGCAACTGTCCTAACGGCTCAACGCTCCTTAAGAATAAACTCCCGAAGGATGAGTATGAGGAGCTGGTGCAACGCAGAGCCAAGGAGCTCCAACAATTCAAAATCAG GACCACGTCTGTATTATCCACACCGCTGTTTGCTTTGCCCAACTCTCCCCTGCAGTACCCTATCCAGGGTGTTCATGTACAGCCTCTGATCTCCACTCCTGTACCAG GTTTAGCACTACATGCAGGACAAAGGAGCAGCTACAAG GTCTACTTGGAAGTGTCCAAAGGGGTCCTGACCACAGAGATTGCTGATGGAGGAATGGTGCAAG GTGATGGGAAGACCAAGATGATTATGGAGTCTAGCAGCCTGGTGACCCTCAACTACCTGCTGGCTAAAGTATTCTACACCAGCACGATCTACCACATACACACTGGAGACCTCG TATCCTTCCAGTTTGAGGAGCATAAGGCCGTGTTTCCCATCACCATCAAACAGCCTCTCCTTCCAGTCCTATACAACATGGGAAAAA ATGTGAGCTCCCACGTCACCGTCATCACCAAGACGTTCCTGCGCTATCCACGACTCAAGGTGTTGCTGAGTAGCATCCAGAGTTTCTATAGCGACATAGGAGTCATCATCGCTGATGACAGCTTTGAACCGGAGCACATTACTGGAGAACACATCAGACAGTACATCATGCCgccagcacag GGCTGGTTTGCTGGCAGGAACCTGGTGGTCTCCCAGGTAACCACCAAGTACTTCCTGTGGGTGGACGATGACTTTGAGTTCACAGAGGGGACGAAGATAGAGAagctggtggaggtgatggaggcacACCCCGAACTGGATGTG GTGGGTGGGATCGTAAAAGGGAACcagttttatttctctctcctctatgaggaaggagaggaactgGATGGCGGCTGCCTCTACAGAAAGTCTAAAGGGAGGTTCCACTCACTTTCTGGTTACCCACAATGTTTTCTGGCCAGCGGGGTGGTCAACTTCTTCCTGGCTCGAACGCGTGCTGTACAGCAGGTGGGATTTGATCCTAAGCTCCAGAGGGTGGCACATTCGG AGTTCTTTATGGACGGCCTGGGCTCCTTGATGGTTGCATCGTGCAGCCACGTGTCCATCGGCCATCAGCCCAAAAGGGACAAGGGTACATACGCCAGATTCAGACACCCTCCAGCAAGGGACACAACGTTTAAACTGCAACGTCACTTCTTCAAAAACCACCTAAAGTGTGTCAAGTATGAATAA